AAGAACTAACCAATGGCCTCAATTACAAAATTGATCTGTAAAACCAGAGGTCTTTCTTGGTCAAAATCAGCACTGTATTCTGCCCAGAATCAAGTTGATAACTTGTGTGGACAAAAGGCTTATGAGAGAGGAAAGTTGTGTCAGACAGACCTAAAATGCCTGTGTTGTCTTCTGCATGACCCATCATATTGGCCAAGCCTTGCCGATCTAATACTTCCAAATGCATCCAGATGaaacaaaaaagtaaaactGACAGAAAGTGATGAAGACATTTAAAGGTTAAAAATTTTTTATGTCCATTTTATTAGCTCTGTTTCTGTTTAATCTCATATGTATTTTGTCtgtctttattttctcctctaGCTCTAATGTTCCTGTTGCCTTTTAAGGACTATCAAAATGCTTACAAAGTGCTGAATCACAGTTGGTGACTTCTCCATTCAATCTTCACTTGCTGGATTTACCAGTCTATGTATATTTCCCCACTTATATTGGACAGTAGATCTTGGAACAGCCATGATTTTACATCTTTAGTCTGACTCAAGTCCCTGCTTAAAATCTAGCTGCTGCAATACTCAGAAGAGTTtgacagcagctgcagagctggtgtGCTAAGACCAGTATCTACCACACAAGGAGACACTaactttttgttcctttttgttTTCACCTCTCTTATTTCCCTGCTGTCCTTTTTTTACTACTTAATTTATAGGATCTTTGTGACAAGACTATCTTTTCATTCGGCCTTTGTCGAGCACCAAGCACAATGCAGCTTAAACTTAATTAAGGATCTCAGATACTATAATAATGGCAACTACCCTCAATCAAATCACCTTATACAGAATGACAGTGAAGTCATTTTAGAATCAGGAACTAGTCAGATTTTAGTTTCAGTACataaagaattattttccttAATCTGAAATAAACTTTCAAGTCCTCAGACTCAGCAGCATTCCTTGGGCTCCCATGCTTTTGAAAGGGTCTTCTGCCTTCCCATTGAAGAAGCTAGGGGCTTAATACTTGCTCTGATAGTCttgctctttcttctcctctctcaTCTGACAGCAGACACATCTAGTTAGTCGCATGTATAGAAATATTACTCTGACTGAACAATGAAGTCCCAGCTATTAATCAACAGTGAGAGAAAGATGAGGtttaataacttttttctttcctttcccttttcttctatCTTGCTTAGCCAGCTTTAACTGCTCTCTATTTTTTACAACCAACTCAACAGCAGTTTAAAGAAAAGGATGTGGcttttaaataattcatttcATAACAGGATTGTTACAAATGATTACTGTAACAAATGCAATAATGCTTTGAAATGTCTGTCTTCCAAGATAGTGAGCCTCTATGTTAAAAGTAACAATCACAGTCATCTTATAAACGTGTCTCATAGAATAATGGACCCCATAGCAATGTAGGCAAACAGCACTACAGACAAGTACCTTTAAGTCCAGGTCAATGAATGGTTGGAATACTGCTGGCAAGCCACTTAAGGAGTAGTCTACTTCAGCCAAATCATCAATCTGCTTTACAGCTGTAAGGGGGGTAGATAAGATACAGAATATTacaaaaaccacagaaatacCTTTATGCATACTTAAAACTAAGTCCATTTCTGAAAGAGAATGTCAAAAATTGTTCCACAAAGTGGGGAAAAACACAACCAGGGACCTCCTAACATGCATTCTGACCTAAGATTCGATATTTCTACTAGGATTTCCTGTAAAGCACCTGCTCTAGTTTGTCTATTGTTTTCTCATTGTGGAAAGTAAGTTTGGTCTAACCCAGAAAGGGAGATGGGCATATCATTGCCTCAGGGCATAAGGAGGTGTTGGGATTTCTTGTCAACCGTTTTAAGAGAATCCCAAGTACCTGTAACTTGCAAGTACTTTCCCAAAAGCAGGGTGCCTAATCTGCTTAGATACCTGTGTTTTGCACGTGGTATCTGACCAACACTTGGGGTGTCTTAAATGCCTGCAAATCTAACTCAGAGTGGTTCAGTGATCAGAGGTCTCCATCTATCAACTGGATCCCAACTCTGATGTTGGGACATGACTACAATAAAAGCACACTCAAGTTATGGCCTGATTAGCATGGCTGTGTAAGCACCTCTTACATGTGTGCTAGCAGATCTTTCTGCTGCATGACACACGTTGCAGCATTTGTTTATCAAAACACCTAATCTGGCTTCTCTTCAGCTAACTGGATCCCCAATGTTTCTGCTTGGTGCAATGTAAGTGTGTTGTATGCCAGAGCTGCAAAAAAGAGGGAAGTTTCCAGAGGCAGCCTGGTGGGGGTGACAAAATCACAGCCTTAAATAGTGCAAGGACAAATCTTATACTGGTGTTGCAGGAGAGATCTCAGAATCGTGGAGTCATttcagttggaaaagacccttaagatcAGCGAGTCCAACTGTAAAACCCTGGACAGAATGACAGCCATCTCAAGTTCTGTTTCCTCTCAGTGGCCCTGGGAGGCTGTCATCAGAACTGCTCACCCCTTTGTTACAATGAAGCTGAAATGTCATACTATCTGTTGATATGCTATAATTTCTCTTGGTGTTGCTCAGTAAATGTTTTTTCTGCCAAGCATAAAAAAGACCCAAGCCTCAGGATGCCTGTAGGTACACAGGCAGAGACTTATTCTGCATTGGAATGGAAAAATAACTACATTTTCCATCCCTACTGCTGCCTTGGTTGAATGTAGCTGTGTCAGTATCTTGGCTATGAACCTGTCACTTTATCTGGAATAATTTCTGGCTGGCAAAATGATGACTGTGCTGATCACACCAGAATAGGACTATTACAGGattatttttctaattcttCCTTTGCCAAGTTCACAGCACTGACTTGTGAATGCTATCCTCCTTACACCCCTCCCCTACACAATGTGAAAGGCTTACATTAGTGACCATGCTCCTGTGAATGGGTTTCTTCAGACACTTGATAAAGAAGTTATGCAGGAAGCtaaagggaaggaagaaggcAATTAATGGGTCAAGCACTATGGTCATTAAGAGGAGATCAGATATTTCTGCAGAACATGAATTTAATGGCCTCTTAGTGTGATATTCTGGTACACATGGGAGCTTTTTGAAATGTAAAAACTGTCAGAGAGCCGCCATTTAAAAGACGATAACTTCAGCAATATGTATCTCAGCCTGGGTTAAATAATATTTACACCATCTTATATGTACCAAATAGTCTCTGCATTAGGAACTtccaaaacaagcaaaaaaaaccaaccaaccaaacaaacaaacaaaaaacaaacaaacaaaaaaacccaaacaggtGACAAGAGTGGTATTCAGACAGTGagagaaatacaagaaaataacGAGATAGTGTTTCATGGGACTGTATCCAGATGCTTAACAAACAGTCTGGTTCTGTTCAATTTGATTGCACTGTGAGTAGGAGGAGTGAAGCATAGTACAACCTTGTAACTTCTACCTAGAGCTGAAGACTAGAGCAGAAGTTTGAAAGAAGTGGGTGCTGAAGAAGCACAAGGGACTGTTTGATTCAGTCTTTATCTTTTACTATGTGTAAATACAAGGACAAATTTCAATGTTGGCCATTTTAATGCTGTATTGGAGCCCCAGTTCTCACCTGTGGTGTCTTATGATGCCTAAAAGCAATTCTGTGTGCCCTGATTTGTGAAGTCGTCCCTGTGCCATTCATTGATAGTTATTTTGTGAGGGTGTTTATACAGATCTCTTCCACTTACCCAGTTTTCCCATTCAGCTTGATATCTACGTCACCAGAAGTTGTCTGGCAGCTGGTGAGGGCTATTGATGTAGGGGTTGCATTATCCAGGGGTGTTGAAAAGATTGCAGTAACAAACACCTTTGAGATGTGCACTGTGCCTCTTCCACTGTCTTTGCTGCAtcaagtgaaaataaataagaacTGAAAAAAGCCACCTCTTCACTATGGAATTGCCTGGTGATGTGGACCCATGGCCAGACCTGGTCACTGCCACTACTCTGCTTTGCTTGCCTGTGTCGAGTGCTTGCCAGTGAGGGCACTGTGACTCCTGCTGTGTCACCCCCTCAGCTCCCAGGTCCCTTCCCCCTGCATgcagccctgctgtccctggcagaAGTGCAGATCAGAGACTGATGTAATTCAGTCAGTTTAGCAATATAGGTAATGTGGGTtgtggggaagggaagagggatTTCTTTCCTCTGAAACAGCCTGGGACTAGGAAGGTGTGGAGACTGCTCTAAGAATACTGCCATTTGCTCATCCATTTTCCATCAGCTTTTGAACTGTATCTCTTGGTGGCATAACAGAGGGTTTCTAATAGTGTGACTGCACTATGAGGGTTTATTATACTGGACTGTGATCCACCACACTACAGTTTTTCTAAATATGCCATTAGCTGGCAGGCTGGACAATGACAGCATTCAGCTAGAGCAGCAGTCCTGTGCTATTTGCAGCACTGCTTCTCAGCCATGGGCTCTTTATCAGTGCTGATGTCTGAGGGGGCAGGGGCTGTCTCCCACCAGCAGACCTGTCAGAAGCACCAGTCTGTGCTCCTGGGTTACTGCTGCCAGCTGATTAAGAGCACCTTTACAATGAAGGAGTCAAAATAATAAactaatatttgcatttttgtaTTATCCATCAAGAAAATAAACCCAGAACATGCAAAGCTGTACATACAACATCCAGGTCCTTATGTTCCAGTTCTTATTGATGGTTAAAGAAGCATTTCCAATCACCAGTTTTATCCTAGACCCTGGTAGGAGGGAGATGGAAGCACTGGGTAGTTCAACAGCAGTAACATGCATCCTAGAGCATaagagagaaaagggagagaaaagattttttaaaaatggatttaataagtcaaaatgaacacaaaacaagaTTCAAATTTCAGTCAAACACAATTTGCCTCCAGAGAGAATATTTACCTTGAGATGTTGTATTTGACATTACCaagcccaaatttctcatggcCAGTCAAATCAGGGAAATGCTCCTTCTCCATATTCTGCTTCAGGATTTCCAGCCCGGCCTCCTTGGCCACAAGAAAACAATGATCAGTTCAGTTGCCTTTGATAGTGCCTGGGAGTTTAGAGTTGTGTTTCTGGCTTAGGAAATGTGATGGACACAGAATCAGCAAGAAGGTGGTATCTCACTTGAGAGGTGGCAGTGCTATTTCAGGTCTCACTCCTAGTCATGGCAAGAGCTGAACTAACTGATTGAATATCTGAGGTCAGATGAACCTTGATATGATGTACAGTGCTGTCAAGCAGCTTACTGACTTTGCTCTATTGTGCTTCTAAACTTTCCTTTATAGCCTGCCATGGGGTCCTTTACTCCCACTGCCCTCTTTCCTTTGTCATATCAGTATTCAAGGCAAtgccactgcagctgctgaTGAGAACATCACAAATACCATACTCCAGCCCCTTTTGGGTGATCCTCACTTTGAGTCCAGGATTGGCACTCAGTTGTCCACTGAGCAAACTTAAAAGGAGGAGAGAACAGCAAATCTTCAGcatcttcctcatttttcaCAGGACcagttaataaatatttatagtgATAGCAGAAATTCATGCTGTGTCACTTGATGGTTGTACTCCCTTCCCCCTACCCTGGACACCATCTTTCCCTCCAGAATGAAGAAAGTGGAAAGCCCAGCAACCCTTGTAGAGAAGAGCCATTCTCCACAGACTTACAAAAACTGAGCCCCGTGGGGTAGAGGAGAAAGGTCAGCCTATTCACTGCCATAGAGACTGGGGAAAGTGCTTGGGATACATCCATCTGGACAAACATTGAACTTTTAGGCTGTAATTTGGTGGCTCTACAGGATTCACTACAGGGCTGGTGAATAAGTGAAGCCAATAACCATCCCAGGGGCTTTTGTGACAGGACTTAAACCAAGATGGAGCTATCTGTATAAATCACAAAATcttggaaacagaaaagaaggacTTTCAAACACACTAAGGAAAGCAgatatgatcaagtgaaatgcaattgagaaaaaagaaaaaaaaactaaaaaaaaaactaagaaaattgATACATTTATTGACTACAAGAAAATTGTCTGGGAGGAAATGAGGAGCAGTGAAAAGGACCAAAACAAGCCAAAACTAACCTCACAGATGCTgtaaaatcaggggaaaaaaaaatcaaggggGAAGACAGAACATTGAGGGGAAGATATGAGTGACATGGCATggatactggaaaaaaaaaatcttcgTCAAAGTGAAATCTATCAAAAGGCATGGGATGCCATGAAGTGCAGTGacatggaccaaagcttgccaaaATTGGCCCCCATTGAAATCACAGGATTTCGTTTCCTTCTCTGAAAGGTAGAGGTGAGCAGGCTTCAGCAGAGTGAGCTCTTGTGCATGACCAGAGTGTAACAAGGAAAAACAGATGGAAGATAGGATCACCTCCCCTCTGGAGACAGCCTGACAGAACAGGGGTTTTTAAGTCTAGAGAAAAAAAGGCTCCAGGAAGATCTTAGAACACCTTCCAGTTCCTAAAGGCAGCTACCTGAAAGGTGGAGAGGGAATTTTTGAAGGGTTTATAGTGATAAGACAAACAGGAATGTATCTTCAGACTGACAGAGGGGAGGTTCAGATGAaacattaagaagaaattcttcattgtAAGGATGGTGAAGctctggaacaggtttcccagagaagctgtggatgtctcatccctgaagtgttcaaggccaggttggatgagcCTTTGGGCACCCTGTTCAAGTgaaaggtgcccctgcccatgatAGGGgagttggaacaagatgatatttagggtcccttccaacacaaaccattctataataCAATCAGATTTTAATAATGAATTTCAGTTTTTATGTTTGGAAAGAGGCTGAGGACAACCCTTTTCTTGGGGGGAGGCTTCGACCAGGTGGCCACCCAGTGTGCCCACCACAACTATTTGAATCTAGTGATTTGTCACAGCACTTCAAATCCATTTTCCAAGCTTGATTAGCAGCAGCATGATTTATTTAGTGTAGAATGTGATGCACAAGCACCATCTAGAGGTTATAAAGGAGATGATGATGACTGTAGTTAACTACAGCAACAGCTGACAGCTGTATTATAGGAGGAAAAAGTTGTAAGGTTCCCCATGATTCAAATACTGCTGCTGAAGTGACATTAACCCCTAGGGTTAATAGTTATAACAATTATTCTGACTTTTGTTGCCTCTGGGATTTGTATATTTTTGCCTGGCTCttcttgctttcctttccctctcccccttTCTTGATGATAGCGAGAGGATGAAGGGGAATAAAGAAGAACCaattaaaccagaaaaatgCATCACCTGAATTTCAAAGAAGAGACTGAAAATTCCATGCAGTCAGGACTGTTCTGTATATGGGGAAatctggagaagaaaataactGCCAATTACCCAGCAGTTTCAGATATGTTTCTGATACAGTGCATTAGAGAGAAATAAGAGGACTCTCCTGTACTGCGTCACTTGGCTGATGAGGATTAAACCTGCTTCACTGTACTGCAGCCTGCAGCACAAAACCAGATCAGTTTCATTCTGAGAGCTTGTCTTCTCATATTCTACATATATGGGTTCCTACCCACCCTGTTACTGTGAAAATGGAGTGACTATCAATAGGAAGACCATTGGGAGCTATGAAAGTTCCTAAATGTTTGTCTCTAAGATTATTGTTTTAGAGGTTGCAATATTTTGTCTGAGTGTttggggagggaagggttgCTACAAGAAGCCTGGAAGTTTCCCTATTGAGAAACACATCTAAAATTAGCTCTGATACTGCTTGGTTGTTTTATAAAAGCCATGAAATTGTTGGggcctgaggaggaggaagatgacaTCCTGCAGAGGTAATGCCTGCACCCTATCTGTGAAGCTCCACAACATGAGTTGGGCTGACCCAGAATGATGGTTCGGCACTGGGAAGGAAGCTGGGAAGGGTAGCTGGATTTTGCAGGGTGACCCAGGTCTTTCTGACACCTCACAATGAATtggccagggctggagccagctTGTAACATTAGGAAAAGCTCAGTACCCCTCCAGATCCCAACCTCAGACAGGAAAGCATTTCCCTTCCTCATGAAACATTGCTACTGCAAGCCTCTTCCCCTGAGAAACCACCCTCATCCTAATGAGGAGGGGGCAGTTCCTGGGAAGGAGAACAGGAGCCCAGAAGGTGCATGGGCCCATTCCTCCCTTCCTGAGCTGTTAGCCATTTGTTCCCCAGTATCCATGTACAGAGAAAGGACAGAGGAGCAAGAGAGAGGAGGAATGATGCAAAGCAGAACAGCTCTGGGTTACTCACAATTGCTAAGTGTTGGCACAAGGCAGGAGAAGCCCATCCTGCCTGAAACTCCATGCTGTGAATGGCAGCTGGATGCTCCTTATCAGGAGCTGGaatgagctgctgcagc
This portion of the Anomalospiza imberbis isolate Cuckoo-Finch-1a 21T00152 chromosome 5, ASM3175350v1, whole genome shotgun sequence genome encodes:
- the BPIFC gene encoding LOW QUALITY PROTEIN: BPI fold-containing family C protein (The sequence of the model RefSeq protein was modified relative to this genomic sequence to represent the inferred CDS: substituted 1 base at 1 genomic stop codon), producing the protein MRKMLKICCSLLLLSLLSGQLSANPGLKVRITQKGLEYAKEAGLEILKQNMEKEHFPDLTGHEKFGLGNVKYNISRMHVTAVELPSASISLLPGSRIKLVIGNASLTINKNWNIRTWMFKDSGRGTVHISKVFVTAIFSTPLDNATPTSIALTSCQTTSGDVDIKLNGKTGFLHNFFIKCLKKPIHRSMVTNSCPNIRVGIQLIDGDLXSLNAVKQIDDLAEVDYSLSGLPAVFQPFIDLDLKVIVFPAGNYTDSPYVAASFTIPDQSDSMLYLAFSEYFFQTSSFAYYTAGTFNMTIAEETCSYFNINREIFSSIIPEVTKYSVAPYPVMLKVMSTEIPIISLQQDSFMVKIQGSVKVLAILPDSTTQSLFTLNIAANTSISLNIFDQKLMGSLCLNRIQFSLAHFNVGSFEVLLLENILSYILQTEVIPSANAKLSKGFPLPNLANDILTRTHITIVQGYVLILTDLHYKH